A genomic stretch from Polyangium spumosum includes:
- a CDS encoding chorismate mutase: MSAEVNETRTALDELDHELLDLVARRRALVSALFVKKRALGLPLVDPVREAELLAERRAYAERLGVPAELAGAIFRAILEDSHTRA; this comes from the coding sequence ATGTCTGCGGAAGTCAACGAGACCCGAACGGCCCTCGACGAGCTCGACCATGAGCTCCTCGACCTCGTCGCGCGGCGCAGGGCGCTCGTCTCCGCGCTCTTCGTCAAGAAGCGGGCGCTCGGCCTGCCTCTCGTGGATCCCGTGCGCGAGGCCGAGCTCCTCGCCGAGCGCCGCGCTTACGCCGAGCGCCTCGGCGTCCCGGCCGAGCTCGCCGGTGCGATCTTCCGGGCCATCCTCGAAGACAGCCATACGCGGGCTTAG
- a CDS encoding peptidase U32 family protein, which yields MSSAAPPRRPEILAPAGDEAALRAAVLAGADAVYFGLQGFNARARAKNFDAAGLAKTMTFLHEHGVRGYVTLNTLVFDEELENVENAVRACAEAGVDAVIVQDLGVARLVKAIAPALPIHASTQMTCTDAGAAELARELGASRVILARELSVDDIAAIRRATDVELEVFVHGALCIAYSGQCLTSEAIGGRSANRGACAQACRLPYELVVDGEKRDLGEHAYLLSPEDLEASALAPKLAELGVASLKIEGRLKGPDYVAATTRLYRAALEASAKEELGSIRKTALQTYSRGSGPGFLAGVDHQRLVEGRACDHRGLPVGELLGTARARGKTLLRIRLEEAISRGDGVLVEGGFSGEGEIGGRIWTITRSGADTPRAEPGEEVSVWLGPDARADAAKPGRRVWKTDDPAREKAVLAEIERSPRKVPLTIRVSGAIGETPRFEAIATSGLRCAVTGDAPIGEARGGADVASVLKDKLGRLGDTPFELAAIEADLPAGVMIPPSSLNRARRALVEALLASAARKLDTTSVHFQDLVRAASPPDRSPPPAGLFVLCRTEAQAAAALDAGADGVYLDFLELVGTGAALRALRASRTNVTIGVAPPRIRKPGEEKIDRYLLSLEPDLLLVRGLGALREGAGLVIPRIGDFSLNVTNRLTAAEVLSRGLSAFTPSFDLDAAQLEGLLDSPFGPFAEVVLHHPMPLFHMEHCVIAALLSTGKDHRDCGRPCEKHKVSLRDRAGMEHPVEADVGCRNTVFHAAAQSAASLASAAKRSGARRFRIELVRETAEDVARIVGTYRRLLGGEISAPEVFRALETEGGYGVVKGSLRVLPA from the coding sequence ATGAGCTCTGCCGCGCCGCCGAGGCGCCCCGAGATCCTCGCCCCCGCCGGCGACGAGGCCGCCCTGCGGGCCGCGGTGCTCGCCGGCGCGGACGCCGTTTATTTTGGGCTCCAAGGGTTCAACGCCCGCGCGCGCGCGAAAAACTTCGACGCCGCGGGGCTCGCGAAGACGATGACGTTCCTGCACGAGCACGGCGTCAGAGGGTACGTCACGCTGAACACGCTCGTCTTCGACGAGGAGCTCGAGAACGTGGAGAACGCCGTGCGGGCCTGCGCGGAGGCGGGCGTCGACGCGGTGATCGTGCAGGATCTCGGGGTCGCGCGGCTCGTCAAGGCGATCGCGCCGGCCTTGCCGATCCACGCGTCGACGCAGATGACGTGCACCGACGCGGGCGCCGCGGAGCTCGCGCGTGAGCTCGGCGCGAGCCGCGTCATCCTGGCGCGCGAGCTCTCCGTGGACGACATCGCGGCGATCCGGCGCGCGACGGACGTGGAGCTCGAGGTCTTCGTGCACGGCGCGCTCTGCATCGCGTATTCGGGGCAGTGTCTGACGAGCGAGGCCATCGGCGGTCGCAGCGCGAACCGCGGGGCCTGCGCGCAGGCCTGCCGGCTGCCCTACGAGCTCGTCGTCGACGGCGAGAAGCGCGACCTCGGGGAGCACGCGTATCTCCTGTCGCCCGAGGATCTGGAGGCGAGCGCGCTCGCGCCCAAGCTCGCCGAGCTCGGCGTCGCGTCGCTGAAGATCGAAGGGCGGCTGAAGGGCCCCGACTACGTGGCCGCGACGACGCGGCTCTACCGCGCGGCGCTCGAGGCGAGCGCGAAGGAGGAGCTCGGTTCGATCCGAAAAACGGCGCTGCAGACGTATTCACGCGGCTCGGGTCCGGGCTTCCTCGCGGGCGTGGATCACCAGCGGCTCGTGGAGGGGCGCGCCTGTGATCACCGGGGTCTGCCGGTGGGCGAGCTCCTCGGGACGGCGCGGGCGCGAGGCAAGACGCTGCTCCGGATCCGGCTCGAGGAGGCGATCTCGCGCGGCGACGGCGTGCTCGTGGAGGGAGGATTCTCGGGCGAAGGCGAGATCGGCGGGCGCATCTGGACGATCACGAGGAGCGGCGCGGACACGCCACGCGCCGAGCCGGGCGAGGAGGTCTCCGTCTGGCTCGGCCCCGACGCACGCGCGGACGCCGCGAAGCCGGGCCGGCGCGTGTGGAAGACGGACGATCCGGCGAGGGAGAAGGCGGTGCTCGCGGAGATCGAGCGCTCGCCGCGGAAGGTCCCGCTCACGATCCGGGTCTCCGGCGCGATCGGCGAAACGCCGCGGTTCGAGGCGATCGCGACGTCGGGGCTCCGGTGCGCCGTGACGGGCGACGCGCCGATCGGCGAGGCGCGCGGCGGCGCGGACGTCGCGTCGGTATTGAAGGACAAACTCGGGCGGCTCGGCGACACGCCCTTCGAGCTCGCGGCGATCGAGGCGGACCTGCCCGCGGGCGTGATGATCCCGCCGTCGTCGTTGAACCGGGCGCGCCGCGCGCTCGTCGAGGCATTGCTCGCCTCGGCCGCGCGGAAGCTCGACACGACGTCCGTGCATTTCCAGGACCTCGTCCGCGCGGCGAGCCCGCCCGATCGGAGCCCGCCGCCGGCGGGCCTCTTCGTGCTCTGCCGGACGGAGGCGCAAGCCGCGGCGGCGCTCGACGCGGGCGCGGACGGGGTGTATCTCGATTTTCTGGAGCTCGTGGGTACGGGCGCGGCCCTGCGCGCGCTCCGGGCGTCGCGGACGAACGTGACGATCGGCGTCGCGCCGCCGCGTATTCGCAAGCCGGGCGAGGAGAAGATCGATCGGTACCTCCTCTCGCTCGAGCCGGATCTCTTGCTCGTGCGGGGGCTCGGCGCGCTTCGCGAGGGCGCGGGGCTTGTGATCCCGCGGATCGGTGATTTCTCGCTGAACGTGACGAACCGATTGACGGCGGCCGAGGTGCTCTCGCGGGGGCTCTCGGCGTTCACGCCCTCGTTCGACCTCGACGCGGCGCAGCTCGAGGGGCTGCTCGACTCGCCGTTCGGGCCCTTCGCCGAGGTGGTCCTGCACCACCCGATGCCGCTCTTCCACATGGAGCATTGCGTGATCGCGGCGCTGCTCTCCACGGGGAAGGATCATCGTGATTGCGGCAGGCCGTGCGAGAAGCACAAGGTGTCGCTCCGGGACCGCGCGGGGATGGAGCACCCGGTGGAGGCGGACGTGGGCTGCCGGAACACGGTGTTCCACGCGGCGGCGCAGAGCGCGGCGAGCCTCGCTTCGGCGGCGAAACGAAGCGGCGCGCGGCGCTTCCGGATCGAGCTCGTGCGCGAGACGGCCGAGGACGTGGCGAGGATCGTCGGGACGTACCGGCGGCTGCTCGGAGGGGAGATCAGCGCGCCGGAGGTCTTCCGGGCGCTCGAGACGGAGGGGGGATATGGGGTCGTGAAGGGCTCACTCCGGGTCTTGCCGGCGTGA
- a CDS encoding helix-turn-helix domain-containing protein has protein sequence MSLTPAVFPGLDPLHVLGRTFKVRSRCGFSCEFVGMGAYSFSWSSRGGRERAARGATRASRHEPQRFPRREGGRSDRLRGRTENHIKMPRRSTPEPFALQVGTRIRALRKERNMSLGALADASALSKGHLSSVEHGLAAITIGTIARLAEGFGVPPMYLLTFAAEDERAKTAELLRHLSQTEVRKLRRQIQAQVAARK, from the coding sequence ATGTCCCTCACCCCGGCCGTTTTCCCTGGCCTGGATCCGCTCCACGTGCTGGGTAGGACATTCAAGGTCCGATCGCGATGCGGTTTTTCGTGCGAGTTCGTCGGAATGGGTGCATATTCGTTTTCGTGGTCGTCACGCGGTGGTCGCGAGAGAGCGGCGCGCGGGGCGACGAGAGCTTCGAGACACGAACCGCAACGTTTTCCCCGGCGTGAAGGAGGCCGGTCGGATCGCCTGCGAGGGCGAACCGAGAACCATATCAAAATGCCGCGACGTTCCACTCCCGAGCCGTTTGCCCTCCAGGTCGGTACCCGCATTCGTGCGCTTCGCAAGGAGCGCAACATGTCCCTCGGCGCCCTCGCCGACGCGAGCGCGCTCTCGAAGGGCCACCTCTCCAGCGTCGAGCACGGCCTCGCCGCGATCACGATCGGCACGATCGCCCGCCTCGCGGAGGGCTTCGGCGTGCCCCCGATGTACCTCCTCACGTTCGCCGCGGAGGACGAGCGCGCCAAGACCGCCGAATTGCTCCGTCACCTGTCCCAGACGGAGGTGCGGAAGCTGCGCCGCCAGATTCAGGCGCAGGTCGCCGCGCGCAAGTAA
- a CDS encoding helix-turn-helix domain-containing protein → MPRRSTPDAFALQVGARIRELRYEMNMSLAALADASELSKGHLSSVEHGLAAITIGTIARLAEGFGVPPMYLLTFAAEDERAHAAELLRHLPQSEVRKLRRQIQAQVAARK, encoded by the coding sequence ATGCCGCGACGTTCCACTCCCGATGCGTTTGCACTCCAGGTCGGCGCCCGTATTCGCGAGCTCCGTTACGAGATGAACATGTCCCTCGCGGCGCTCGCCGACGCGAGTGAGCTTTCGAAGGGCCACCTCTCCAGCGTCGAGCATGGCCTCGCCGCGATCACGATCGGCACGATCGCCCGGCTCGCCGAGGGCTTCGGCGTGCCTCCGATGTACCTCCTCACGTTCGCCGCCGAGGACGAGCGCGCCCACGCGGCCGAGCTCCTGCGGCACCTGCCCCAGAGCGAGGTGAGGAAGCTGCGCCGCCAGATCCAGGCGCAGGTCGCCGCCCGCAAGTAA
- a CDS encoding serine/threonine-protein kinase → MDFVPGVMIGDKYRLERKIAEGGMGEVWIAKEPSGAQVAIKRLLPDAARDPHLVTRFRREALLLGKVESDHVSRVIEQTTDPDFGLLLVMEYVEGPSLADLLDKQGILSVEEVLDIGEGVARAIADLHHESIIHRDVKPENIILRRLASGERRAVLIDFGLARLLDPAEDKRGKEETLTGITRADMAVGTIPYMAPEQFLNSREVGGAADVYALGAILYRAASGRNVFGDQDDLAYARQKLSDEAPPLVLPRKGGVDEPAAERLTTIVMRALKRRPAERYESIELMLKDLAEARALGRSHVTIDGADAPTQAAPVSSLLGSAPTLLPFQGADAAVPPPPASVRLGPPAPAARPPAALTVPMPAVTDIPDPGPPAALRRPTPAVGMPAVVVPPAGAPLVAPPPVAPPPVAPPLGRPPGVSFAEIPGATRAAPAVVIPADAVPRRAAFAFGLIALGVGFVLGFVAHAILASNGAP, encoded by the coding sequence ATGGACTTCGTCCCGGGGGTGATGATTGGGGACAAGTACCGCCTCGAGCGCAAGATCGCCGAGGGCGGCATGGGCGAGGTGTGGATCGCCAAGGAGCCCTCCGGCGCGCAGGTCGCGATCAAGCGCCTCCTGCCCGACGCCGCGCGGGATCCACACCTCGTCACGCGCTTCCGCCGCGAGGCGCTGCTGCTCGGCAAGGTCGAGAGTGATCACGTCTCGCGCGTCATCGAGCAGACGACCGATCCCGACTTCGGCCTCCTGCTCGTGATGGAGTACGTCGAGGGCCCGTCGCTCGCCGACCTGCTCGACAAACAGGGCATCCTCTCCGTCGAGGAGGTCCTCGACATCGGCGAGGGCGTCGCGCGCGCCATCGCCGACCTGCACCACGAGAGCATCATCCACCGCGACGTCAAACCCGAGAACATCATCCTGCGGCGCCTCGCGAGCGGAGAGCGCCGCGCCGTGCTCATCGATTTTGGCCTCGCCCGCCTGCTCGACCCGGCCGAGGACAAACGCGGCAAGGAGGAGACGCTCACCGGCATCACCCGCGCCGACATGGCCGTCGGCACCATCCCGTACATGGCGCCCGAGCAATTCCTGAACTCGCGCGAGGTCGGCGGCGCGGCCGACGTCTACGCCCTCGGCGCGATCCTCTATCGCGCCGCCTCCGGCCGGAACGTCTTCGGCGACCAGGACGACCTCGCGTACGCGCGCCAGAAGCTCAGCGACGAGGCCCCGCCCCTCGTGTTGCCTCGCAAGGGCGGCGTCGACGAGCCCGCCGCCGAGCGCCTCACCACCATCGTCATGCGCGCCCTCAAGCGCCGGCCCGCCGAGCGTTACGAGAGCATCGAGCTCATGCTGAAGGACCTCGCCGAGGCCCGCGCCCTCGGCCGCTCCCACGTGACGATCGACGGCGCCGACGCCCCGACGCAGGCGGCCCCCGTCTCCTCGCTCCTCGGCTCGGCGCCCACGCTTCTCCCCTTCCAAGGCGCCGACGCCGCCGTCCCGCCGCCGCCGGCCTCCGTGCGCCTCGGCCCTCCGGCGCCCGCCGCGCGCCCTCCCGCGGCGCTGACCGTCCCGATGCCGGCCGTCACCGACATCCCCGACCCTGGCCCGCCTGCGGCCTTGCGCCGCCCCACGCCTGCCGTCGGGATGCCTGCGGTCGTCGTCCCTCCCGCGGGCGCGCCGCTCGTGGCCCCGCCGCCCGTCGCTCCGCCGCCCGTCGCTCCGCCGCTCGGCCGTCCTCCCGGCGTCAGCTTCGCCGAGATCCCGGGCGCCACGCGCGCCGCGCCTGCGGTCGTCATCCCGGCGGACGCCGTCCCGCGCCGCGCCGCCTTCGCGTTTGGCCTCATCGCGCTCGGCGTCGGGTTCGTCCTCGGGTTCGTCGCGCACGCCATCCTCGCCAGCAACGGCGCACCCTGA
- a CDS encoding AAA family ATPase, with translation MLSHLELENFTVFHALSLDFVPGLNVFVGPNATGKTHLLKLLYAVTEAHRLENDIAQKLLRVFLPEPRRLGRLVRRTNQAQSARVRLVRDGHDLSFRFSSNQSVDSFSDFTSKWATPTPKDGKGVFIPPKDMLAHAPGFRSLYDQKEIYFEETYRDILVHAFSPVNKGKPSKERIALRKKIEALISGKIEISNEHFYLSNDQGKLEFTLLAEGLRKFALLLQLIENDTLRQSSLLFWDEPEANINPVRIKDLVDLLLHLSREIGVQIFLATHSDFLLKELDLQERPGEARFFAFYREADKVQVEVAERADALTRNAIDEENLRLYDEDIARVLGRAK, from the coding sequence GTGCTGAGCCACCTGGAGCTGGAGAATTTCACGGTCTTTCATGCCTTGAGCCTGGACTTCGTCCCGGGGCTCAACGTGTTCGTCGGTCCCAATGCGACGGGGAAGACACATCTGCTCAAGCTCCTCTACGCGGTGACGGAGGCGCATCGCCTCGAGAACGACATCGCGCAGAAGCTCTTGCGTGTCTTTTTACCCGAGCCGCGGCGCCTGGGGCGGCTCGTTCGCCGTACGAACCAGGCGCAGTCTGCGAGGGTGCGCCTCGTACGAGATGGCCACGACCTGTCCTTTCGCTTCAGCAGCAATCAATCGGTGGATTCGTTTTCGGATTTCACCAGCAAGTGGGCGACGCCGACGCCGAAGGACGGCAAGGGCGTGTTCATCCCTCCGAAGGACATGCTCGCGCATGCACCGGGATTCCGGTCTCTTTACGACCAGAAGGAAATCTATTTCGAGGAGACCTACCGCGACATCCTCGTGCACGCGTTCTCGCCCGTGAACAAGGGCAAGCCTTCGAAGGAGAGGATCGCGCTCCGGAAGAAGATCGAGGCGCTGATCAGCGGCAAGATCGAGATCAGCAATGAACACTTCTACCTGAGCAACGACCAAGGCAAGCTCGAATTCACGCTGCTGGCCGAGGGGCTACGCAAGTTCGCGCTTTTGCTCCAGCTCATCGAGAACGACACCTTGCGCCAGAGCTCCCTCCTGTTCTGGGACGAACCGGAGGCGAACATCAACCCGGTACGAATCAAGGACCTGGTGGACCTCCTGCTCCACCTGTCGCGGGAGATCGGCGTTCAGATCTTCCTGGCGACGCACAGTGATTTCCTCCTCAAGGAGCTGGATTTACAAGAGCGTCCTGGCGAGGCGCGCTTCTTCGCGTTTTATCGGGAGGCGGACAAGGTCCAGGTAGAAGTGGCCGAGCGGGCAGATGCGTTGACGCGCAACGCCATCGACGAGGAGAATTTGCGCCTGTATGACGAGGACATCGCTCGCGTGCTCGGGAGGGCGAAGTGA
- a CDS encoding protein kinase domain-containing protein, whose amino-acid sequence MPRSPHDIGEAVIGPRAELSLAAVRSDLPTLVMGILLASAGVFVLALFLSGRRERSNLAYGLLALSLGIYLPAAAPIRGLLFDAPIVWVHVELVCLYLAPIFLASYFEHVFGPGRFRLLRHLQWAHGAYFLGAALLVATGLVPVQRTLLPFGVLLLGTMVVMSARAVLAAARGNLDARIFTVGFLLAAAAAVHDVLEEIGLVPRGDVSLGHVGLFAFTLSLGVILARRFFEAHDRMGRSLRVLELSLASAQAPDRGGLSRVVLDEIIRLLGARAALLFVTREGGAVAGAELEVAAGSEAGGAETPLASVIAGFAPVLDDLVEEVRLRREARVWKHIEGTRRSAMAAPLRVRDELLGVLYLESDASRRPFDAADLSLLNALGEKLSINIVSTRAVRAELESALHQKRIAEQAVLLEAASRLASGDIKTPIPVDEKSEFADLARGLDQMRRDVQQKIRTIEAKKAEVEVLNEELRRKIQQHTTSLLSSLRTDVDVDEDDLVTSAPSFEVGALIAERYRVIEEIGQGAMGVVYEVERVRDARRFAMKVLTSRSDKLAMARFVREAQILSRLDHPNLASITDVDVTPEGLLYLVMELCEGKPLHRCKERHRDVAWCLSVLRQMAAGLAAVHAQGVIHRDLKPGNVMVSADAEGHAQVKLVDFGISTLTGEHGPERPPVSERGRDLDTPPSTRRSLPPPPQEVTRTGILVGTPTYMGPELAQGSRHWKAHSDVFSLGVIAYEILTGKRPFNVPPIFVGMQGQTLPRPAGLRRVEGLQGGLALMFERCMDPDPAARPTAQEVAEMIGQYGVR is encoded by the coding sequence ATGCCCCGTTCGCCGCACGACATCGGCGAGGCCGTGATCGGCCCGCGCGCCGAGCTCTCCCTCGCCGCCGTCCGCTCCGACCTGCCCACGCTCGTGATGGGCATCCTCCTCGCGTCCGCGGGCGTCTTCGTCCTCGCGCTGTTCCTCTCCGGGCGTCGCGAAAGGTCGAACCTCGCGTACGGCCTGCTCGCGCTCTCGCTCGGCATCTACCTCCCCGCGGCCGCGCCCATCCGCGGCTTGCTCTTCGACGCGCCGATCGTCTGGGTGCACGTCGAGCTCGTTTGCCTCTACCTCGCGCCGATCTTCCTCGCGTCGTACTTCGAGCACGTCTTCGGCCCGGGCCGCTTCCGCTTGCTCCGCCACCTGCAGTGGGCGCATGGCGCGTACTTCCTCGGCGCGGCGCTGCTCGTCGCGACGGGGCTCGTGCCCGTACAGCGGACGCTCCTGCCGTTTGGGGTCCTCCTGCTCGGCACGATGGTGGTCATGAGCGCGCGCGCCGTCCTCGCTGCGGCGCGTGGCAACCTCGACGCCCGCATCTTCACCGTCGGGTTCCTCCTGGCGGCGGCGGCTGCCGTGCACGACGTGCTCGAGGAGATCGGCCTCGTCCCGCGTGGCGACGTCTCGCTCGGGCACGTCGGCCTCTTCGCCTTCACCCTCTCGCTCGGCGTCATCCTCGCGCGCCGCTTCTTCGAGGCGCACGACCGCATGGGCCGCTCCTTGCGAGTCCTCGAGCTCAGCCTCGCCTCGGCGCAGGCCCCCGATCGTGGTGGCCTCTCGCGTGTCGTGCTCGACGAGATCATCCGCCTGCTCGGCGCCCGCGCCGCGTTGCTCTTCGTCACGCGTGAGGGAGGCGCCGTCGCCGGGGCCGAGCTCGAGGTCGCGGCGGGCAGCGAGGCTGGCGGCGCGGAGACCCCGCTCGCCTCGGTGATCGCCGGCTTCGCGCCCGTCCTCGACGACCTCGTCGAAGAGGTCCGCCTCCGCCGCGAGGCGCGCGTGTGGAAGCACATCGAAGGCACGCGCCGCAGCGCCATGGCTGCGCCGCTCCGCGTCCGTGACGAGCTGCTCGGCGTCCTCTACCTCGAGAGCGACGCGTCGCGCCGGCCCTTCGACGCGGCCGACCTCTCGCTCCTCAACGCCCTCGGCGAGAAGCTCTCCATCAACATCGTCTCCACGCGCGCCGTCCGCGCCGAGCTCGAGAGCGCGCTCCACCAGAAGCGTATCGCCGAGCAGGCCGTGCTCCTCGAGGCTGCGTCGCGCCTCGCGTCGGGCGACATCAAGACCCCGATCCCCGTCGACGAGAAGAGCGAGTTCGCCGACCTCGCGCGTGGCCTCGACCAGATGCGCCGCGACGTGCAGCAGAAGATCCGCACCATCGAGGCCAAGAAGGCCGAGGTCGAGGTCCTGAACGAGGAGCTCCGCCGCAAGATCCAGCAGCACACGACGAGCCTCCTCTCCTCGCTGCGCACCGACGTCGACGTCGACGAGGACGACCTCGTCACGAGCGCGCCGAGCTTCGAGGTCGGCGCGCTCATCGCCGAGCGTTACCGCGTGATCGAGGAGATCGGCCAGGGCGCGATGGGCGTCGTCTACGAGGTCGAGCGTGTCCGCGACGCGCGCCGCTTCGCCATGAAGGTGCTCACGAGCCGCAGCGACAAGCTCGCCATGGCGCGTTTCGTGCGCGAGGCGCAGATCCTCTCCCGCCTCGACCACCCGAACCTCGCCTCGATCACCGACGTCGACGTCACGCCCGAGGGCCTGCTCTACCTCGTGATGGAGCTCTGCGAGGGCAAGCCGCTCCACCGCTGCAAGGAGCGCCATCGCGACGTCGCCTGGTGCCTCTCCGTGCTCCGGCAGATGGCGGCGGGCCTCGCCGCCGTGCACGCGCAGGGCGTGATCCACCGGGACCTCAAGCCTGGCAACGTCATGGTCTCCGCGGACGCCGAGGGTCATGCGCAGGTCAAGCTCGTCGACTTCGGCATCTCCACGCTCACGGGCGAGCACGGTCCCGAGCGCCCGCCCGTCTCCGAGCGAGGTCGCGACCTCGACACGCCGCCGTCCACGCGCCGCAGCCTCCCGCCGCCGCCGCAGGAGGTCACGCGGACGGGCATCCTCGTCGGCACGCCGACCTACATGGGCCCTGAGCTCGCGCAGGGCTCACGCCACTGGAAGGCGCACTCCGACGTCTTCAGCCTCGGGGTCATCGCCTACGAGATCCTGACGGGCAAGCGCCCCTTCAACGTGCCGCCGATCTTCGTCGGCATGCAGGGCCAAACCCTCCCGCGCCCCGCGGGCCTTCGCCGCGTCGAGGGATTGCAGGGCGGGCTCGCGCTGATGTTCGAGCGCTGCATGGATCCGGATCCAGCGGCGCGGCCGACGGCGCAGGAGGTCGCGGAGATGATCGGGCAGTATGGGGTCAGGTGA
- the hutH gene encoding histidine ammonia-lyase has translation MFTQEPLLVGRPITLADLEDVSRRGRPVALCPEARACILASRRAVDAIAEAGDAAPAVYGINTGFGALAETRIAERDVIALQKNLVRSHACGVGPDLGEPEVRAMMVLRAQVVALGHSGVRVEVVDLLLAMLNAGVAPRIPSQGSVGASGDLAPLAHLALTLMGEGEASFRGERMSSAEALARAALRPVVLAAKEGLALINGTQYMAAVGALAVRDALDLCAIADVAGAMSLEANKGSKRPFDERLMAVRPHPGQASCATNLRAMLGDSEIMQSHDGCPRVQDAYSLRCMPQVHGASRDALGWAADVLTREINSVTDNPTVFLREDGGADLLSGGNFHGQPLALALDLAAMATAELANISERRVEQLVNPALSSGLTPFLAPQSGLHSGFMIAQVTSASLVSENKVLCHPASVDSIPSSAGREDHVSMGSVSARKLAQVIENVRTSLAIEILTAAQGIDQRRPLRSSAAVERAHATVRAVSPTLDEDRPLYRDIAAVRDIVLSGALRRAVEEVTGPLR, from the coding sequence GTGTTTACCCAGGAGCCGCTTCTCGTCGGGCGCCCGATCACCCTCGCCGATCTCGAGGACGTGAGCCGTCGCGGCCGCCCCGTCGCCCTTTGCCCCGAGGCCCGCGCGTGTATCCTCGCCTCGCGCCGCGCCGTCGACGCCATCGCCGAGGCTGGCGACGCCGCCCCCGCCGTCTACGGCATCAACACCGGCTTCGGCGCGCTCGCCGAGACGCGTATCGCCGAGCGCGACGTCATCGCCCTGCAGAAGAACCTCGTGCGCAGCCACGCGTGTGGCGTCGGCCCGGACCTCGGCGAGCCCGAGGTCCGCGCCATGATGGTCCTGCGCGCGCAGGTCGTCGCGCTCGGCCACTCCGGCGTGCGCGTCGAGGTCGTCGATCTGCTCCTCGCCATGCTCAACGCCGGCGTCGCGCCGCGTATCCCTTCGCAAGGATCCGTCGGCGCCTCGGGCGACCTCGCGCCGCTCGCGCACCTCGCGCTCACGCTCATGGGCGAGGGCGAGGCCTCCTTCCGCGGCGAGCGCATGTCGAGCGCCGAGGCCCTCGCGCGCGCCGCTCTCCGCCCTGTCGTCCTCGCCGCGAAGGAGGGCCTCGCGCTCATCAACGGCACGCAGTACATGGCCGCCGTCGGCGCGCTCGCCGTGCGTGACGCGCTCGATCTCTGCGCGATCGCCGACGTCGCCGGCGCGATGAGCCTCGAGGCGAACAAGGGCTCGAAGCGCCCCTTCGACGAGCGCCTCATGGCCGTCCGCCCGCACCCCGGTCAGGCCTCCTGCGCCACGAACCTGCGCGCCATGCTCGGCGACAGCGAGATCATGCAGAGCCACGACGGCTGCCCGCGCGTGCAGGACGCCTACTCGCTCCGCTGCATGCCGCAGGTGCACGGCGCCTCGCGGGACGCGCTCGGCTGGGCGGCCGACGTCCTCACGCGCGAGATCAACAGCGTCACCGACAACCCCACCGTCTTCCTCCGCGAGGACGGCGGCGCCGACCTGCTCTCCGGCGGCAACTTCCATGGCCAGCCGCTCGCGCTCGCGCTCGACCTCGCGGCCATGGCCACGGCCGAGCTCGCCAACATCAGCGAGCGCCGCGTCGAGCAGCTCGTCAACCCCGCGCTCTCGAGTGGCCTCACCCCGTTCCTCGCGCCGCAGAGTGGCCTGCACTCGGGCTTCATGATCGCCCAGGTCACGAGCGCCTCGCTCGTCAGCGAGAACAAGGTCCTCTGCCACCCCGCGAGCGTCGACTCGATCCCGTCGAGCGCCGGCCGCGAGGATCACGTCAGCATGGGCAGCGTGAGCGCCCGCAAGCTCGCGCAGGTCATCGAGAACGTCCGCACCTCGCTCGCGATCGAGATCCTCACGGCCGCCCAGGGCATCGATCAGCGCCGCCCCCTCCGCTCCTCGGCCGCCGTCGAGCGAGCGCACGCGACCGTACGCGCCGTCTCCCCCACGCTCGACGAGGACCGCCCGCTCTACCGCGACATCGCCGCTGTCCGCGACATCGTCCTCTCGGGCGCCCTCCGCCGCGCCGTCGAAGAGGTGACGGGGCCGCTCCGGTAA
- a CDS encoding acetyl-CoA carboxylase biotin carboxyl carrier protein subunit, producing the protein MRYFVKFPSGREVPVDLTVLPSGEIRAEVEGRTIEIDAYDHQGAVHLDIGGRSVELWMEGTPPEVGVVTSSRRFYARVENERLRALSSVQGGKSGGGEGLITSPMPGRVLKVLVAEGDEVHAGRPLVVVEAMKMENELASTRDGRVKKVYVSAGATVEGGAKLVEIE; encoded by the coding sequence ATGCGTTACTTCGTCAAGTTCCCCTCCGGACGCGAGGTCCCCGTCGATCTGACCGTGCTGCCCTCGGGCGAGATCCGCGCCGAGGTCGAGGGACGAACGATCGAGATCGACGCCTACGACCACCAGGGCGCGGTGCACCTCGACATCGGCGGGCGCTCGGTCGAGCTCTGGATGGAGGGCACGCCGCCCGAGGTCGGCGTCGTGACGTCCTCGCGGCGGTTTTACGCGCGCGTCGAGAACGAACGGCTGCGCGCGCTCTCGAGCGTGCAGGGCGGCAAGAGCGGCGGCGGCGAGGGGCTCATCACGTCGCCGATGCCCGGGCGCGTGCTCAAGGTCCTCGTGGCCGAGGGCGACGAGGTGCACGCGGGGCGGCCGCTCGTCGTGGTCGAAGCGATGAAGATGGAGAACGAGCTCGCGTCCACCCGCGACGGTCGGGTGAAGAAGGTCTACGTGTCCGCTGGCGCCACCGTCGAGGGGGGTGCCAAGCTCGTCGAGATCGAATGA